A stretch of the Kroppenstedtia eburnea genome encodes the following:
- a CDS encoding sensor histidine kinase, whose product MNRRFHSLQWKILIALILNSAFSIIILLVVTGWISRIFGDSPGRDLFDGFLSLNPLIWIATLSGVALCSLPFGFYVTQGLRRKIQTLSDGAVFWSNGKYDHRVNLPGDDEFAQIASQWNRMADRMESQIDTLQNLLQKNKELADRSRKLAVMEERQLLARELHDSVSQQLFALSMMSAALARNAEREQLSIHPSLQSLNTMAVEAQTEMRALLLHLRPAGLEDRDLKPALEHLLQELSEKHPIRYRWQVDDLPPLGKGVEEHLFRIVQEGLSNVLRHSQATQVHLALKSFAHSLLLSIEDNGVGFSDEENRKSSYGLSHMEERAREMGGTFKILSVEGKGTRLEVIIPIKKEEKELAHPNTDR is encoded by the coding sequence ATGAACAGACGCTTTCACAGCCTGCAGTGGAAAATCCTGATCGCCCTCATTCTGAACAGCGCATTCTCCATCATCATCCTGCTGGTGGTCACCGGTTGGATCTCCCGGATCTTCGGCGACTCCCCCGGCCGGGATCTGTTCGACGGATTCCTGTCCCTGAATCCCCTCATATGGATCGCCACCCTGTCCGGAGTCGCCCTTTGCAGTCTTCCCTTCGGTTTTTATGTAACACAGGGCCTGCGCAGAAAAATCCAGACTTTGAGTGACGGCGCAGTCTTCTGGTCCAACGGGAAATATGATCATCGGGTGAATCTGCCCGGCGATGATGAGTTTGCCCAGATCGCCTCCCAATGGAATCGGATGGCGGACCGGATGGAATCCCAGATCGATACTTTGCAAAATCTGCTCCAAAAAAACAAGGAGCTGGCGGACCGTTCCCGAAAGTTGGCCGTGATGGAGGAACGCCAACTGCTGGCCCGGGAACTCCACGATTCCGTCAGCCAACAACTGTTTGCCCTCTCGATGATGTCAGCCGCCTTGGCCCGAAACGCGGAGCGGGAGCAGCTCTCCATCCACCCCTCTTTGCAAAGCTTGAACACCATGGCTGTGGAAGCCCAGACGGAGATGCGGGCCCTTCTCTTACACCTCAGACCTGCCGGGTTGGAAGACCGGGACCTGAAACCCGCCTTGGAGCACTTGTTGCAAGAGTTGTCGGAAAAGCATCCCATCCGCTACCGGTGGCAGGTGGATGATTTGCCTCCCTTGGGAAAAGGAGTGGAGGAACACCTGTTCAGAATCGTACAGGAAGGTCTGTCCAATGTCCTTCGCCACAGTCAGGCCACCCAGGTCCATTTGGCGCTGAAATCCTTTGCCCACAGCCTGTTGCTTTCCATCGAAGATAACGGGGTGGGGTTCTCCGATGAGGAGAACCGTAAGTCTTCCTACGGACTTTCCCATATGGAGGAACGGGCAAGAGAGATGGGCGGCACCTTCAAAATTCTCTCCGTGGAAGGGAAGGGCACCCGTCTGGAAGTGATCATCCCGATCAAAAAGGAGGAGAAAGAACTTGCCCATCCGAACACTGATCGTTGA
- a CDS encoding response regulator transcription factor codes for MPIRTLIVDDHELVRRGLSTYLMTEEGIEVVGEAANGKEALASIRKTRPDVVLMDLVMEEMDGVEATREAVQIHPGIRVIVLTSYINDDKVFPVLEAGAFSYLLKTARAEEIAAAIRSAHRGESTLEPKVSARLLKRVRKPQPLPHEDLTIREGEVLRLLGQAKTNQQIADILMIGIKTVKTHVSNILSKLGLEDRTQAAVYAVKHGLAEETDLRWNSPDRPSR; via the coding sequence TTGCCCATCCGAACACTGATCGTTGACGATCACGAGTTGGTTCGCAGAGGGCTTTCCACTTACCTGATGACCGAAGAAGGGATTGAAGTGGTCGGTGAGGCGGCAAACGGCAAAGAGGCGCTGGCTTCCATCCGTAAAACCCGTCCCGATGTGGTGCTGATGGATCTGGTGATGGAAGAGATGGACGGGGTGGAGGCAACCCGGGAAGCGGTGCAAATCCATCCCGGGATCCGGGTGATCGTCCTCACCAGCTACATCAACGATGATAAAGTGTTTCCCGTACTGGAAGCGGGGGCCTTCAGCTACCTCTTGAAAACGGCCCGGGCCGAAGAGATCGCAGCCGCCATTCGATCCGCCCATCGCGGTGAGTCCACCCTGGAGCCCAAGGTATCCGCCAGACTGCTGAAACGGGTGCGCAAACCGCAACCCCTTCCCCACGAGGATCTGACCATCCGGGAGGGGGAGGTGCTGCGTCTCCTCGGCCAGGCAAAAACCAACCAGCAGATTGCCGACATTCTGATGATCGGAATTAAAACGGTCAAGACTCATGTAAGCAATATTTTATCCAAACTGGGCTTGGAAGATCGCACCCAGGCCGCCGTCTACGCCGTCAAACACGGGCTCGCGGAGGAAACCGACCTTCGCTGGAATTCCCCCGACAGACCCTCCCGGTGA
- a CDS encoding YugN family protein: MIPLQSTIENLKGSFIQLDRLFNEKGFVLGGGYEYDHGYYDKALDWEENKEHQAYLRIPVTATDGSIGTRKATLQIGKPFILKHVYQTKSDDQASAGLISASFDQFAEPEDPDDHVESKWIQRGQSELEQLENHLKENFNAE; the protein is encoded by the coding sequence GTGATCCCGCTACAGTCAACCATCGAAAACTTGAAGGGAAGCTTCATCCAGTTGGACCGCCTGTTCAATGAAAAAGGATTTGTCCTTGGCGGCGGTTATGAATACGATCACGGTTACTACGATAAAGCTCTGGATTGGGAAGAGAATAAAGAACATCAAGCATATCTGCGAATCCCCGTGACTGCCACCGATGGCAGCATCGGGACCCGTAAGGCAACCCTTCAGATCGGCAAGCCCTTCATCCTGAAACATGTGTATCAAACCAAGTCGGATGACCAGGCGAGCGCAGGTCTGATCTCCGCCTCCTTCGACCAGTTTGCCGAACCGGAGGATCCAGATGACCACGTGGAATCCAAGTGGATTCAAAGAGGTCAGTCAGAACTGGAACAGTTGGAAAATCACCTTAAAGAAAACTTCAATGCTGAATGA
- a CDS encoding S8 family serine peptidase → MNKVSRGWMLALLLVLALSITALPVQAQIDTDGKAAPTKSEGDYYFVELENDPVATYEGDVKGYKATQVEGQKKLEMKNNDVQRYQSYLSKKRSSYKSWLKEKSSKAKVVEEYSVTLNGVAVKAEGINPDILRKGPGVKKVVKSLKYKPAMSTSHSIINDKPLWNMGYQGDRIKVAVIDSGIDQDHPFFQDPNLRMPVGFPKGDQRFTSNKVIVAKVFSPDAKATPEAIGSHGTHVAGTIAGVEGYKDPTGAAKNPLSGVAPKAYLGNYNVFPCNDCSAESIHIAAAVEAAVRDGMDVANLSLGGEAEPGFDLLAEIVNAASDAGMTTVISAGNEGPGPMTIGSPGTADKVITVAAVANSHFIGQVINITVNGEQKALPVATSDPGGQLTEKTEGSLAVVKDDNGLACSGISEDLTGKIAVIKRGDCSFTDKAFNAQQKGAAGVIIANNVPGDPSGMSLEEKVTIPAVMVSQPDGEWIMKGSEGSAVLDPAGLEEFDSENGKTLAAFSSRGPTINYTLKPDVAAVGVNVYSSVVGGGLASMNGTSMSAPHVAGAVALLKHARPDWTSQEIKAALIGTGTDIKGGPTLPLEVGGGVIDVANALNTPAMSSPASLSFGLVKKGDKKKIEVTLKNTSNAKKLKYKLSGDKDVDLSKKSLNLKKGESGKFTVTVEGKGKADTDYQGYINIKADNGKSIRIPYHFRTVNR, encoded by the coding sequence ATGAACAAAGTATCCCGTGGTTGGATGTTGGCACTTCTGCTCGTCTTGGCCCTGTCCATTACGGCTCTGCCTGTTCAGGCCCAGATCGATACGGATGGGAAAGCGGCACCGACGAAATCGGAGGGCGATTATTACTTCGTCGAGCTGGAAAATGATCCGGTCGCCACCTATGAGGGTGATGTAAAGGGGTATAAAGCCACCCAGGTGGAAGGACAAAAGAAGCTGGAAATGAAGAACAACGATGTACAACGTTATCAAAGTTACTTATCCAAAAAACGGTCCAGCTATAAAAGTTGGCTGAAAGAGAAATCCTCCAAAGCCAAAGTGGTCGAGGAATATTCCGTCACTCTGAACGGGGTCGCCGTCAAGGCGGAGGGAATCAACCCCGATATCTTGCGGAAAGGCCCGGGTGTCAAGAAGGTTGTAAAGAGCCTCAAGTATAAACCGGCGATGAGTACGAGCCACTCGATCATCAATGACAAACCTCTATGGAATATGGGTTACCAGGGGGATCGGATCAAAGTGGCAGTGATCGATAGTGGGATCGACCAGGATCATCCCTTCTTCCAGGATCCCAACCTGAGGATGCCGGTCGGGTTCCCGAAAGGGGATCAGCGTTTCACCTCAAACAAAGTGATCGTGGCCAAGGTGTTCAGCCCTGATGCCAAGGCGACACCGGAAGCGATCGGCAGCCACGGCACCCATGTGGCCGGAACCATTGCCGGGGTGGAGGGTTACAAAGACCCCACCGGTGCAGCCAAGAATCCTCTCTCCGGTGTGGCTCCCAAAGCTTATCTCGGCAACTACAATGTGTTTCCTTGTAATGACTGCAGCGCAGAAAGCATTCACATCGCCGCCGCTGTAGAAGCGGCCGTTCGCGACGGAATGGATGTGGCCAACCTCAGTCTGGGTGGCGAAGCGGAGCCTGGCTTCGATCTCTTGGCGGAAATCGTCAACGCGGCCTCGGATGCCGGGATGACGACGGTCATCTCTGCCGGCAATGAAGGCCCGGGTCCAATGACGATCGGCTCACCGGGAACCGCCGATAAGGTGATTACCGTGGCTGCCGTGGCCAACAGCCATTTCATCGGTCAAGTGATCAATATCACCGTGAACGGGGAGCAGAAAGCCCTGCCTGTGGCCACTTCCGATCCAGGTGGTCAGCTTACGGAAAAAACAGAGGGTTCCCTGGCCGTGGTGAAGGATGATAACGGCCTCGCCTGCTCCGGTATTTCCGAAGACTTGACAGGTAAGATTGCGGTGATCAAGCGCGGCGATTGCTCCTTTACCGATAAGGCTTTCAACGCCCAGCAGAAGGGTGCCGCCGGTGTGATCATCGCCAACAATGTCCCCGGCGATCCCTCCGGGATGTCCCTGGAAGAGAAGGTGACCATTCCCGCAGTCATGGTTTCTCAGCCGGATGGTGAGTGGATCATGAAAGGCAGCGAAGGCTCTGCGGTTCTGGATCCCGCCGGCCTGGAAGAGTTCGACAGTGAGAACGGAAAGACACTGGCCGCCTTCTCCTCCCGCGGTCCCACCATCAACTACACCCTGAAGCCGGACGTGGCGGCGGTGGGGGTTAACGTCTACTCCAGCGTCGTGGGCGGCGGCTTGGCCTCCATGAACGGAACATCCATGTCTGCTCCCCATGTGGCAGGTGCAGTTGCTCTTCTGAAACACGCCCGCCCTGACTGGACATCCCAGGAGATCAAAGCAGCTTTGATCGGAACCGGGACCGACATCAAAGGCGGCCCGACGCTGCCTCTGGAAGTGGGCGGTGGTGTGATCGATGTTGCCAATGCCCTGAACACGCCGGCGATGTCTTCCCCTGCCAGCCTCAGCTTCGGTCTGGTCAAGAAAGGGGATAAGAAGAAGATTGAAGTGACCTTGAAAAATACCTCCAACGCCAAAAAACTGAAGTATAAGCTCTCCGGCGATAAAGATGTGGATCTCAGCAAAAAGTCCCTCAACCTGAAAAAAGGTGAGTCCGGTAAGTTCACCGTCACAGTGGAGGGCAAAGGAAAAGCGGACACCGACTATCAGGGCTACATCAATATCAAGGCTGACAATGGCAAAAGCATCCGTATCCCGTATCATTTCCGCACAGTGAACCGATAA
- a CDS encoding glycosyl hydrolase family 18 protein, producing the protein MFAWLLCMIAIPAGGWLILSAADHPGEREKVKHGPSPATAGHPEEPADPIVPGAEDWWDPTDPSIIPDKKPTPKDGKKPVTQPPPTTSSRHILHNNWRNPDLTRSPKEEVRSGGVSPSIPQLSNPPVRPAPFERPPNRRLQIAARVPYWDPVATDRLEQVADQIDELNFPWYDMQSDGTLTLRKADEAGRVLEMAEKNRIRLLPIIGNQYSPVLLHEVLNQPEKRNKLIQEIAQTVLKQGYAGVELQFEPILEEDRDAFSLFVEELSGQLHEQQHWLSVALHPKTGSKQDTPSQRAQDWRRIGEAADSVKIMAYHYSLEHPGPAAPVPWLEDILKQAKADIPPNKVYVSLSAQGYIWTGPDQLAPLTFNNAQDLIRTHNVSPQRKGDQPWFQYSVGKQTHTGYYQDAVGYGQKMRFLLKHHPDLAGIAHWYLGAEDPDTWKTVREANTLKNSD; encoded by the coding sequence ATGTTTGCCTGGCTGCTCTGCATGATTGCAATCCCTGCCGGTGGCTGGCTCATTCTGTCCGCTGCCGACCATCCCGGTGAGAGGGAAAAGGTCAAGCATGGACCCTCTCCCGCAACCGCCGGGCATCCGGAAGAGCCTGCCGATCCCATCGTCCCCGGGGCGGAGGATTGGTGGGATCCGACAGACCCTTCCATCATACCCGATAAAAAACCCACCCCGAAGGATGGAAAAAAGCCGGTCACTCAACCGCCACCCACCACCTCTTCCCGACACATCCTCCACAACAACTGGCGAAATCCGGATCTGACCCGCTCTCCCAAGGAAGAGGTCAGATCCGGCGGCGTCTCTCCCTCCATCCCACAACTGTCGAATCCTCCGGTGCGGCCGGCACCCTTCGAGAGGCCGCCCAACAGAAGGTTGCAGATCGCAGCCCGGGTTCCCTACTGGGACCCTGTTGCGACAGACCGGTTGGAACAGGTGGCAGATCAGATCGATGAACTCAATTTTCCTTGGTACGACATGCAATCCGACGGCACCCTCACCCTTCGGAAGGCGGATGAAGCGGGACGGGTTCTGGAGATGGCCGAAAAAAACAGAATCCGGCTCCTTCCCATCATCGGCAACCAATACTCGCCCGTCCTCCTCCACGAGGTGTTGAATCAGCCGGAGAAACGAAACAAGCTGATACAGGAAATTGCTCAGACGGTCCTGAAACAGGGCTATGCGGGGGTTGAACTTCAGTTTGAACCGATCCTGGAAGAAGACCGGGATGCCTTCTCCCTCTTTGTCGAAGAGTTGTCCGGCCAACTGCATGAACAGCAGCATTGGCTCAGTGTAGCTCTCCACCCCAAGACAGGTTCAAAACAAGATACCCCTTCCCAACGTGCACAGGACTGGAGACGCATCGGCGAGGCGGCGGACAGTGTCAAGATTATGGCCTATCATTACAGTTTGGAACATCCGGGGCCTGCCGCTCCCGTCCCTTGGCTGGAGGACATCCTGAAACAGGCCAAGGCCGACATCCCTCCCAACAAGGTATATGTCAGCCTTTCCGCTCAAGGTTATATTTGGACCGGGCCTGATCAGCTGGCCCCCTTGACGTTTAACAATGCGCAAGATCTGATCCGTACTCACAATGTGTCCCCGCAACGAAAGGGGGACCAACCCTGGTTTCAATATTCTGTCGGAAAACAGACCCACACCGGATATTATCAGGATGCCGTCGGATATGGACAGAAAATGCGCTTCCTCCTGAAGCATCATCCAGACCTCGCAGGAATCGCCCATTGGTATCTGGGTGCGGAAGATCCCGATACATGGAAGACCGTCCGGGAGGCCAACACACTGAAAAACAGTGATTAA
- the liaF gene encoding cell wall-active antibiotics response protein LiaF produces MQTRHRWNRLIVALLVIGAGTLFLLDNFYVIDISPGEIIADFWPLILVYFGLVNLLQSLRGVFDGRRICSGELLFGLLLLFLGANFLAMNLGFPHVSWLDIWKLWPLILIYLGIRLLLSPRIKSRSSSHSDQRKGGQWYRHEHGDGYEYNLFGEINVGKVPFSLENKHYWVGFGSIDLNLTQAIIPNGETLLRANGMFGSINVYLPSQLPTRVNGLCQLGSIDIMGVEDGGIIKQTSFQSPDFEEAEQRLVLDLSMVCGEIRVVRV; encoded by the coding sequence ATGCAGACCCGTCACCGGTGGAACCGATTGATTGTCGCCCTGTTGGTGATTGGGGCGGGCACCTTGTTTTTACTTGATAATTTTTATGTGATCGACATCTCCCCTGGTGAAATTATCGCCGATTTCTGGCCTTTGATCCTTGTCTATTTCGGCTTGGTCAATTTGCTTCAAAGTCTCCGTGGAGTTTTTGACGGTCGGAGGATCTGTTCCGGCGAACTCCTTTTCGGCCTTCTGCTCCTCTTTCTCGGAGCCAATTTTCTGGCCATGAATCTGGGATTTCCCCATGTATCCTGGTTGGATATCTGGAAACTTTGGCCTTTGATTCTCATCTACTTGGGAATCCGACTCCTGCTCTCCCCGCGGATCAAGTCACGGAGTTCATCCCATTCCGATCAGAGAAAAGGCGGACAATGGTACCGACATGAACACGGAGATGGCTATGAATACAATCTCTTCGGGGAAATCAACGTCGGCAAGGTGCCTTTTTCCTTGGAGAACAAGCATTACTGGGTTGGATTCGGCTCCATTGATCTCAACCTGACCCAAGCCATCATCCCCAACGGGGAGACGTTGTTGCGGGCCAATGGAATGTTCGGTTCCATCAACGTTTATCTTCCCAGCCAACTGCCGACCCGGGTCAACGGCCTGTGTCAATTGGGAAGCATCGACATCATGGGTGTGGAAGACGGCGGAATTATCAAGCAGACCTCCTTTCAAAGCCCTGATTTTGAGGAAGCCGAGCAACGACTCGTCCTCGACTTGTCCATGGTTTGTGGAGAAATCCGCGTCGTGCGCGTGTAA